A window of Thermococcus sp. MV5 contains these coding sequences:
- a CDS encoding methyltransferase, which translates to MEEYIKEVVEMIKQGFDEKKIRARLPRESADEIIEIARARIKAKNKFSRTDLWMDLDGLRYATHEIVAEYRAKRVKPESIADVSCGVGIQLIFFAKYADKAYAIDIDKKKLFYAMKNAEKYGVRDKITFIHGDSLKGEIVSQVEADIIFSDPARPPKMPERKLEDLLPSPLKVYEAYKHKTDAFIFDLPPQIRREKIPWNGEFEYIDLYGALNRLTFYFEPLAKAERSAVILPQGIRLESDPNLEDIVKWSREVRKYLYEIPQSINYAGLINELFHIVNGDLWMLMGEKRRVLATSDEEIKSDYFKRRYVVQSILEFHPVKINEFLKKEGYGRATLKISIPDTEYWKIRRRVEQGLRGDKRAYLFKFNDKAIIAESID; encoded by the coding sequence ATGGAAGAATATATCAAAGAAGTTGTTGAGATGATAAAACAGGGATTTGATGAGAAAAAAATAAGGGCGAGACTTCCGAGAGAGAGCGCCGATGAGATAATTGAAATAGCAAGGGCTAGAATAAAAGCAAAAAACAAATTCTCAAGAACAGACCTGTGGATGGACTTAGATGGACTTAGATACGCTACCCACGAGATCGTTGCGGAATATAGGGCTAAAAGAGTAAAACCCGAGAGCATAGCAGATGTAAGCTGTGGAGTAGGAATTCAGCTCATCTTCTTTGCAAAATATGCTGATAAGGCCTATGCCATTGATATAGATAAGAAGAAGCTTTTCTATGCGATGAAAAATGCTGAGAAATATGGTGTTAGAGATAAAATCACTTTCATCCATGGGGATAGCTTGAAGGGAGAAATTGTTAGCCAGGTAGAGGCAGATATTATCTTTTCTGATCCTGCCAGACCACCAAAAATGCCTGAGAGGAAGCTTGAAGACCTTTTACCTAGTCCTCTTAAGGTGTATGAGGCATATAAACATAAAACAGATGCTTTCATCTTTGATCTTCCTCCCCAGATAAGGAGGGAGAAGATTCCGTGGAACGGTGAATTTGAATACATAGATCTCTATGGTGCACTTAATAGGCTAACCTTCTACTTTGAGCCCTTAGCAAAAGCAGAACGTTCGGCAGTTATATTGCCCCAAGGTATTAGACTAGAGAGCGATCCAAATCTAGAGGACATTGTAAAATGGAGTAGGGAAGTGAGGAAGTATTTATATGAAATTCCTCAAAGTATTAATTATGCAGGGTTAATAAATGAGCTTTTTCACATAGTTAATGGTGATCTCTGGATGCTTATGGGGGAGAAAAGGCGAGTATTAGCTACAAGCGACGAAGAAATAAAGAGTGATTACTTCAAAAGACGCTACGTGGTTCAAAGTATTCTAGAGTTTCATCCGGTAAAAATCAATGAATTCCTAAAAAAAGAGGGGTATGGAAGAGCCACCCTTAAAATCTCCATACCTGATACTGAATACTGGAAGATTAGAAGAAGAGTAGAACAGGGATTAAGAGGAGATAAAAGAGCATATTTATTCAAATTTAATGATAAGGCAATAATTGCTGAATCTATTGATTAG
- a CDS encoding dolichyl-phosphate-mannose--protein mannosyltransferase produces MKMRELKKRLYFALVALIILGTFWYSYEKASSSELYDYIGDEVWYIPAARNVLHKLGFELHYLNETTNSEGINIISKGTIIKGYVNVSAFGFEFTRPYTRNVAFQTPPLLSKIGIKLEFTPLNKTQTSNFDEIKFKIEVIAKRYNYTYYKPYSNFPGVYYEIPQENIDEFIDEVKKIEGIEIVKGFRYPDKENIQNYLNTEHPFLGKDIIMLGMLIEDKPIFWRLPGLIEHAIINLIVFLVTYKIVKSYLAAFIALIFSAFDPLLYATSLTAMLDIHVAFFTAVFMYFLILDRYSLSGTSIGLAASTKLNGVFSYPVLVIKTLKERTEPKKCLVSLIFLPAIAFLLPQLPIIMAIGFFPWLSEFIGSFGWHLSYKGDHPANSPFWEWFISLKPFAFHYNPDIFAATDPILMLSMIVFIFAIPYAAMKRRKLLIPFGIFWSTIAFYALQWILGGKTQFSFYATPLVPPGAVTLGVMAYEIIKWEYFKNSIQMYWRWAKGILLWVWEKIQKFKVFLRNLK; encoded by the coding sequence ATGAAGATGAGAGAACTCAAGAAGAGACTCTACTTTGCATTGGTTGCTTTGATAATACTTGGAACCTTTTGGTATTCATATGAAAAAGCTTCAAGTTCAGAACTTTATGATTATATTGGAGACGAAGTGTGGTATATCCCAGCTGCTAGAAACGTTCTTCACAAACTTGGCTTTGAACTTCATTATCTAAATGAGACAACAAATTCAGAGGGCATAAATATTATCTCCAAAGGTACAATAATCAAAGGATACGTGAATGTGAGTGCATTTGGATTTGAATTCACAAGGCCGTATACAAGAAACGTTGCTTTTCAAACTCCCCCTCTTCTCTCTAAAATAGGGATAAAACTTGAATTTACACCATTAAACAAAACCCAGACATCCAATTTCGATGAAATTAAATTTAAAATAGAAGTGATAGCCAAGAGATACAACTATACTTACTACAAACCATACAGCAACTTCCCTGGAGTCTACTATGAGATCCCCCAAGAAAACATAGACGAATTTATAGATGAAGTCAAAAAGATAGAAGGGATTGAAATTGTAAAAGGCTTTCGATATCCTGATAAAGAGAACATCCAGAACTATCTTAACACCGAACATCCGTTTCTCGGAAAAGATATTATAATGCTAGGAATGCTCATAGAAGACAAACCTATTTTTTGGCGTCTCCCTGGACTGATAGAACATGCCATCATAAATCTTATCGTCTTTTTAGTAACATATAAGATCGTGAAAAGTTATTTGGCAGCTTTCATAGCCTTAATATTTTCTGCATTTGATCCTTTACTATATGCGACTTCTCTTACTGCCATGCTCGATATTCACGTAGCGTTTTTCACCGCTGTTTTTATGTATTTCTTAATTCTCGATAGGTACAGTTTAAGTGGGACCTCAATCGGGCTTGCAGCTTCCACAAAACTCAACGGGGTATTTTCCTATCCAGTGTTAGTTATAAAAACTCTCAAAGAGAGAACAGAGCCTAAAAAATGCCTAGTCTCTCTAATATTCTTACCTGCAATTGCTTTCCTGCTTCCACAACTACCAATAATTATGGCAATAGGGTTCTTTCCGTGGCTTTCAGAATTTATCGGAAGCTTTGGATGGCACTTAAGTTACAAAGGCGATCATCCCGCAAATTCACCCTTCTGGGAATGGTTTATAAGCCTCAAACCTTTTGCCTTTCATTACAACCCCGACATATTTGCAGCAACTGATCCCATTTTAATGCTCTCAATGATTGTATTTATCTTTGCGATTCCCTACGCAGCTATGAAAAGGAGAAAGCTTCTAATTCCTTTCGGAATCTTCTGGAGCACTATAGCCTTCTATGCACTCCAATGGATCCTTGGAGGTAAGACGCAGTTTAGTTTCTATGCAACCCCCTTAGTCCCTCCTGGAGCTGTAACGTTGGGAGTAATGGCCTATGAGATAATAAAATGGGAGTATTTCAAGAATTCTATCCAAATGTACTGGAGATGGGCAAAAGGGATTCTCTTATGGGTATGGGAAAAAATCCAGAAGTTTAAGGTCTTTTTAAGAAATCTAAAATAG
- the rnhB gene encoding ribonuclease HII, translated as MKLGGIDEAGRGPVVGPLVIAAVVVDKSKLSKLETLGVKDSKKLSPKKREELFKEIIRLVDDYFILKISPEEIDNRECTMNEFEVENFIKVLNSLNLKPDVLYIDAADVKEERFGEVIRKRLSFSPKIVAEHKADSKYLPVAAASILAKVTRDRAIEKLKEAYGEIGSGYPSDPITRRFLEEYYKKHGVFPPIVRKSWKTLEKIEEKLKNKEAQSTILDFLKRP; from the coding sequence ATGAAACTGGGAGGCATAGATGAAGCTGGAAGAGGTCCTGTTGTAGGTCCACTTGTAATAGCGGCTGTAGTTGTAGATAAGTCAAAACTCTCTAAGCTTGAAACTTTAGGAGTTAAAGATTCGAAAAAATTGAGTCCTAAGAAGAGAGAAGAACTTTTTAAGGAAATAATCAGACTTGTCGATGATTATTTTATTTTAAAGATTTCTCCTGAGGAGATAGATAATAGAGAATGTACTATGAACGAATTTGAAGTTGAAAACTTTATCAAGGTCTTAAATTCACTTAATCTCAAACCTGATGTCCTTTATATAGATGCTGCTGATGTGAAGGAAGAACGTTTTGGGGAGGTAATTAGAAAAAGACTATCATTTTCTCCCAAGATAGTGGCGGAGCATAAGGCAGATTCTAAGTACCTTCCAGTAGCAGCAGCTTCAATTCTTGCGAAAGTTACGAGAGATAGAGCAATAGAAAAACTCAAGGAAGCTTATGGAGAAATAGGATCCGGTTATCCCAGTGACCCAATTACAAGACGATTTCTAGAGGAATACTATAAGAAGCATGGTGTTTTTCCGCCTATAGTAAGGAAAAGTTGGAAAACCTTGGAAAAAATCGAAGAAAAACTAAAAAATAAAGAAGCGCAATCTACTATTTTAGATTTCTTAAAAAGACCTTAA
- a CDS encoding metal ABC transporter permease, with product MIPEYLLRALLGGIMVSVLLGMLSPLINMKGLAFLTHALFHSLLLGAVLGMILGLLFENLSLILWMALIVTILVVILVAFLEGRGFGSDTAIGIIASFIAGFTVLGFGILYKVMALKPYFAFSQSIVSYLTGELFLITLNDLLFLILGGGVIFFVMLVFYRDFLYVSFDAEGLESYSGNAKFYLTLLYVVVGATGALIVRTVGLITLQVIAVLPGAIALMLSNDLRKVLGISLGLTLSVQVVSIILAYFTDIPPSGIATIILGLVYGTLVLRR from the coding sequence GTGATCCCCGAGTATCTACTTAGAGCTCTTTTGGGGGGTATAATGGTTAGTGTATTGTTAGGTATGCTTAGTCCCTTAATAAATATGAAAGGTCTGGCGTTTTTAACTCATGCTCTCTTTCATTCTCTACTTCTTGGTGCGGTTCTGGGTATGATACTTGGATTACTTTTTGAAAACCTTTCTCTAATCCTTTGGATGGCATTAATAGTTACAATTCTTGTGGTAATCTTGGTAGCATTTCTTGAAGGTAGGGGGTTTGGAAGTGATACGGCAATAGGGATAATAGCGAGTTTCATAGCGGGTTTTACGGTTTTGGGATTTGGGATTTTGTATAAAGTGATGGCGCTCAAACCCTACTTTGCATTTTCTCAAAGTATAGTTTCTTATCTTACAGGTGAACTCTTTCTAATTACACTCAATGATCTGCTCTTTTTAATCCTAGGCGGGGGGGTAATATTTTTTGTCATGCTTGTCTTTTATAGGGACTTTTTGTATGTGAGTTTTGATGCTGAAGGACTTGAGAGTTACTCTGGCAATGCAAAGTTTTATCTTACCCTCCTATATGTGGTGGTAGGAGCTACGGGAGCATTGATAGTTAGAACTGTAGGATTGATAACCCTTCAAGTTATCGCAGTTTTACCTGGTGCAATAGCGTTAATGTTGAGTAATGATCTTAGAAAGGTCTTAGGGATTAGCTTGGGCTTAACTCTCTCAGTTCAGGTAGTTTCTATAATATTGGCATATTTTACTGATATTCCACCTAGTGGAATAGCCACCATAATACTTGGTTTGGTTTATGGAACTTTAGTTTTAAGGAGGTAG
- a CDS encoding metal ABC transporter ATP-binding protein: MIIAENLNIYYDNHRAIEDVTFELNTGETLLLLGPNGAGKTTLLKAIAGLHEEYRGKLLVFGKPPVKTRDVISYVPQSHSLNERVPLKAIEVVAMGALYKKDLIHFSIPKEILKESEKALEFVGLTRVRNKRFAELSGGQKQRVLLARALVSKPKLLLLDEPLSALDPSARVEVVSVIAKIKHETGITVIITTHDPNPLTEIGDKIMLINRRLIAFGTPEDVLKDEIITKVYGPLSKAVKVGERMYCFIGDVHLHRREKK; this comes from the coding sequence TTGATAATAGCTGAAAATCTGAACATTTACTATGATAATCATAGAGCAATTGAAGATGTGACATTTGAGCTGAATACTGGAGAGACTCTTCTTCTGCTGGGCCCGAATGGTGCTGGAAAAACCACGCTTTTAAAGGCAATTGCCGGGCTTCATGAGGAATACAGAGGAAAACTCTTAGTATTTGGGAAACCTCCAGTTAAAACTAGAGATGTTATCTCTTACGTTCCTCAAAGTCATTCTTTAAATGAACGCGTGCCCCTAAAGGCTATTGAAGTCGTTGCTATGGGTGCACTCTATAAGAAAGACCTAATTCATTTTAGCATCCCTAAGGAAATATTGAAAGAATCAGAAAAGGCACTGGAATTTGTGGGTCTTACGAGAGTAAGGAACAAACGGTTTGCAGAACTTAGTGGAGGACAAAAACAGAGAGTTTTACTCGCAAGAGCACTTGTATCAAAGCCTAAATTACTCTTGTTAGATGAACCTTTATCAGCTCTTGACCCTAGTGCAAGAGTGGAGGTTGTTTCTGTTATAGCAAAAATAAAACATGAGACAGGTATTACAGTAATCATAACCACCCATGATCCAAACCCTCTAACGGAGATTGGTGATAAAATAATGCTCATTAACAGACGTCTCATAGCATTTGGAACTCCCGAAGATGTGCTTAAAGACGAGATAATCACAAAGGTATACGGCCCTCTTTCTAAAGCTGTTAAAGTTGGCGAGAGAATGTACTGTTTTATAGGTGATGTACACTTGCATAGGAGGGAGAAAAAGTGA
- the ftsY gene encoding signal recognition particle-docking protein FtsY, protein MFGKLKEKLSSFVDKVAQTEISEKDVENALWDLELELLEADVALEVVDELKERIKQKLVGQKVKIGTNKREVVENAVRDAVLEVLTPEKRIDLLEIIKSKREKPFVIVFVGFNGSGKTTTIAKLANWLKKHGLSVVIAASDTFRAGAIEQVEEHAKRVGVKIIKHGYKSDPAAVAYDAIEHAKARGIDVVLVDTAGRNELNRNLMDEMKKIARVTKPDLVMFVGDALAGNAIIEQARQFNDAVKIDGVILTKLDADARGGAALSISHAIGAPILFVGVGQGYDDLMSFDEKWMLERLFGE, encoded by the coding sequence ATGTTTGGAAAGCTCAAGGAAAAGTTAAGCTCATTCGTTGATAAAGTTGCTCAAACGGAGATAAGTGAGAAAGATGTGGAAAATGCATTATGGGATCTTGAACTAGAACTTCTAGAAGCGGATGTTGCACTAGAAGTTGTAGATGAACTTAAAGAGAGAATAAAACAGAAACTTGTAGGACAAAAAGTTAAAATTGGCACTAATAAGAGAGAGGTCGTTGAGAATGCCGTTAGAGATGCGGTTCTTGAGGTCTTAACTCCAGAAAAAAGAATAGATTTGTTGGAAATAATAAAATCAAAGAGAGAAAAGCCCTTTGTAATAGTTTTTGTTGGATTTAATGGGAGTGGAAAGACGACAACTATAGCAAAGCTTGCAAACTGGCTTAAAAAACACGGACTTAGCGTGGTTATAGCAGCTAGTGATACTTTTAGAGCTGGTGCAATAGAGCAGGTGGAGGAACATGCGAAAAGAGTAGGCGTTAAGATAATAAAACACGGCTATAAATCTGATCCTGCTGCAGTAGCTTACGATGCTATAGAGCATGCAAAAGCAAGAGGAATTGATGTCGTTCTAGTTGACACAGCCGGAAGAAATGAACTTAACAGAAATTTAATGGACGAAATGAAGAAGATAGCGAGAGTTACTAAGCCAGATCTCGTCATGTTTGTTGGAGATGCGTTGGCGGGAAACGCAATAATAGAGCAAGCAAGACAGTTTAACGATGCTGTTAAAATTGATGGGGTTATATTGACTAAATTAGATGCAGATGCAAGAGGAGGAGCAGCATTAAGTATAAGTCATGCTATAGGCGCCCCAATACTTTTTGTAGGTGTTGGACAAGGCTATGATGACTTAATGTCTTTTGATGAAAAGTGGATGCTTGAACGGTTATTTGGCGAGTAA
- a CDS encoding amidohydrolase, translating to MNNLIRAYVNGKIYTSFQPVEIVNGLVVANERIIYTGNREKAMKIARELQGEIIDLKGRTVLPGFIDSHIHLTALGQSLQMLNLKEAKNIEELKKRLKEYSAKVETSWILGFGWDQERLGRYPTRRDIDEIIQNKPVLLYRTCFHVAVLNSKAIEITKLNAEKDVDLENGIVRENALEKVRKIVNKTLSVEDYKHFIEKGVKFALSQGITSIGFVSVNEKSLKALMELDSEGKLPIRVFLYLNPSLLKTMKKLGLKRGTGGKKVKIMGIKVLADGSLGARTAWLSKPYADAPTTGHPNISEEELRKIVKEAHALGLQMAIHAIGDKTTDMILRIYEEFKSDLRPRIEHASILRNDQTKKMRELGVVTSVQPRFIISDWWAVKRVGKERAGWIYPFKKMLRRGIPLGFGTDSPIEPINPWESVYAAVTRGRFEKIETYEYTKEECLSLEEAMKAYTHGSAYIMHVENELGSLENGKFADFIVVDKDPFEVNEKELRSINVLETYVGGLKYY from the coding sequence GTGAACAATTTGATTAGGGCATACGTAAATGGGAAAATTTACACATCCTTTCAACCAGTTGAAATCGTTAATGGACTTGTTGTGGCTAATGAAAGGATAATCTATACCGGAAACCGTGAAAAAGCTATGAAAATTGCCAGAGAACTCCAAGGAGAGATAATAGACTTAAAGGGAAGGACGGTATTACCAGGTTTTATAGATTCCCATATCCATCTAACTGCCCTTGGCCAATCTCTTCAAATGCTCAACCTCAAAGAAGCAAAAAATATAGAAGAATTGAAAAAAAGGCTTAAAGAGTATAGTGCAAAGGTGGAAACAAGCTGGATTCTTGGTTTTGGGTGGGATCAGGAGAGACTTGGGAGATATCCAACTAGAAGGGATATAGATGAGATTATCCAAAACAAACCTGTTCTCTTATATAGAACCTGCTTCCATGTAGCTGTTTTGAACTCCAAAGCCATTGAAATAACAAAACTAAACGCGGAAAAAGATGTCGATCTTGAAAATGGGATAGTAAGAGAAAATGCCCTTGAAAAGGTTAGAAAAATCGTAAACAAAACTCTAAGTGTAGAAGATTATAAGCATTTTATTGAGAAAGGAGTAAAGTTTGCCTTATCTCAGGGGATCACAAGCATTGGTTTCGTCAGTGTAAACGAAAAAAGTTTAAAAGCCCTCATGGAGCTGGATAGTGAAGGGAAACTGCCCATTAGAGTTTTTCTCTATCTAAACCCATCACTTCTTAAAACTATGAAAAAACTTGGTCTAAAAAGAGGAACTGGAGGTAAAAAGGTTAAAATAATGGGAATAAAAGTTCTTGCGGATGGTAGCCTCGGGGCTAGAACAGCATGGCTTTCAAAACCTTATGCCGATGCTCCCACAACTGGACACCCAAATATAAGTGAAGAAGAACTTAGAAAAATAGTCAAAGAGGCTCATGCACTTGGCCTCCAAATGGCAATTCATGCTATAGGAGACAAAACTACAGACATGATATTGAGAATCTACGAAGAGTTTAAGAGTGATTTAAGACCCCGAATAGAGCATGCCTCCATTTTGAGGAATGACCAGACAAAGAAAATGAGAGAACTCGGAGTTGTTACCTCAGTTCAACCCAGATTTATAATAAGTGATTGGTGGGCTGTCAAACGTGTCGGAAAAGAAAGAGCGGGATGGATATACCCATTCAAAAAAATGCTCAGAAGAGGGATACCCCTTGGATTTGGAACAGATTCCCCAATAGAGCCTATTAATCCCTGGGAGAGTGTTTATGCTGCAGTGACAAGGGGGAGATTTGAGAAAATCGAGACTTATGAATATACAAAAGAGGAGTGTCTAAGCTTGGAAGAAGCCATGAAGGCTTATACACATGGATCAGCATATATAATGCATGTTGAAAATGAACTTGGAAGTTTAGAGAACGGAAAGTTTGCAGATTTTATTGTGGTTGATAAAGACCCCTTTGAAGTGAATGAAAAAGAACTAAGGAGCATAAATGTTTTAGAAACCTATGTTGGAGGCCTAAAGTATTATTAA
- a CDS encoding aminopeptidase P family protein has translation MKSFLSYLGEYDGALITPSTNLYYLTGMNPQATEERLFLLVVNKEGESTLIAPKLYENEIKWEEAIFWSDNENPYEILDNVLSSLNLKTGKILIEDTMRASFLINIEHLLKNYELFPLSIVTREMRIYKDDEETKLMKKAAQIADEVFYEVINIDLEGKTEKQVALEIEFLLREQSEGIAFDPIVAAGENAANPHHTPGERKIRRGDLVILDFGAKYKGYCSDITRTVAIGEVNEKLKEIYEIVKEAQERAFQSVHRGIRAKEVDSAARDYITKAGYGKYFIHRTGHGLGLEVHEEPYISATSGTVLEDGMVFTIEPGIYLPGIGGVRIEDDVIVKKKGKRLTKAERDLIIL, from the coding sequence ATGAAGAGTTTTCTGAGTTATCTTGGGGAATATGATGGAGCTTTAATAACTCCAAGCACTAACCTGTATTATCTCACGGGGATGAACCCTCAAGCGACAGAAGAACGCCTTTTTCTTTTGGTTGTTAATAAGGAGGGAGAAAGCACTCTAATTGCCCCTAAACTATACGAGAATGAAATAAAATGGGAAGAAGCGATCTTCTGGAGCGACAATGAAAATCCATATGAAATTTTAGATAATGTGCTCTCCTCCCTAAATTTGAAGACTGGAAAAATTCTAATTGAAGATACAATGAGGGCAAGTTTTCTTATTAATATCGAGCACCTTCTTAAGAATTACGAACTCTTTCCCCTGAGTATAGTTACGAGAGAAATGAGAATATACAAAGATGATGAAGAAACAAAACTAATGAAAAAAGCTGCTCAAATAGCTGACGAAGTGTTCTATGAGGTAATTAATATAGATTTAGAAGGTAAAACTGAAAAACAAGTAGCCTTAGAAATAGAGTTCTTACTTCGAGAACAATCTGAAGGCATAGCTTTTGATCCCATAGTTGCTGCAGGTGAGAACGCTGCAAATCCCCATCACACACCCGGTGAAAGAAAAATAAGGAGAGGAGATCTTGTAATCCTCGACTTTGGAGCAAAATACAAGGGTTATTGTTCCGATATAACACGAACTGTAGCGATTGGTGAAGTTAATGAAAAACTTAAGGAAATTTATGAAATCGTAAAAGAAGCTCAAGAAAGGGCCTTTCAAAGCGTTCATAGGGGAATAAGGGCTAAGGAGGTTGACAGCGCAGCGAGGGATTATATAACTAAGGCTGGTTATGGGAAGTATTTTATCCACAGAACTGGGCATGGTCTTGGATTGGAAGTGCATGAGGAGCCCTACATAAGTGCTACTAGTGGAACTGTTCTTGAAGATGGCATGGTATTTACAATTGAACCTGGAATTTATCTTCCTGGGATAGGGGGCGTTAGAATAGAGGATGACGTTATTGTAAAGAAAAAGGGAAAGAGACTTACTAAAGCCGAGAGGGATTTAATAATACTTTAG
- a CDS encoding lipopolysaccharide biosynthesis protein: protein MSYERKLMLRHSLASIVALAIFGASRFIYSVVISRKFGIEILGRANSLISQAFLLAIPLSFFAVALGKYTSEFLAKAEKEKIKSMTTIGFAFPFVGVCLIPFNLFLGIIALLRAFQLTFRSFIYGLHRGEVYAYVMCVAFLFFIGGFLFENYYAPYIGLLLVITISGFVYLFKNKLLGKPRFEDLKLLTRYSSFAFLGTLSGVFLVQAPYFLSEKFAGSIVAGVVSASLSSAFLLTYLPQVFQSAIMPLYSYKYGKNEMSYVKWLAEESTKMLSLFVAFIVFILILVGRELLSVLFGFTLGNEFYLALMAVETYIAYNPSIVALNSTQYVREGTFVAIFGAIISLVSWLTLIKPFEEYGAVLGLLLGYLGILLMTAWISYKNIGISPRSYFPFVLAVLVQGLIFISKSLVFIGFLAYLLGVREEVKKALELFRAYI from the coding sequence ATGAGTTATGAAAGGAAACTAATGTTGAGACATTCTTTGGCGAGCATCGTTGCTCTTGCTATCTTTGGTGCTAGTAGGTTCATTTATAGTGTCGTTATTTCAAGAAAGTTTGGCATTGAAATCCTTGGAAGGGCAAACTCTTTAATCTCTCAAGCATTTCTTCTTGCAATTCCACTGAGCTTCTTTGCAGTTGCATTGGGAAAGTATACATCTGAATTTTTGGCAAAAGCAGAAAAAGAAAAGATAAAATCTATGACGACAATAGGATTCGCTTTTCCGTTTGTGGGGGTTTGCTTGATTCCATTTAATCTGTTTCTCGGAATAATAGCTCTCCTTAGAGCATTCCAACTAACTTTTAGAAGTTTTATTTACGGCCTTCATAGGGGTGAGGTTTATGCCTATGTGATGTGTGTTGCTTTTCTTTTTTTCATAGGTGGCTTTTTGTTTGAAAATTATTATGCTCCGTATATAGGCCTACTTTTAGTTATTACCATTTCTGGATTCGTTTATCTATTCAAAAACAAACTTCTTGGAAAACCTAGATTTGAAGATCTTAAGCTTCTTACAAGATATTCTTCGTTTGCATTTCTTGGGACGCTCTCGGGTGTTTTCTTGGTTCAAGCTCCATATTTTTTAAGTGAAAAATTTGCTGGCTCCATTGTTGCAGGCGTTGTTTCAGCTTCGCTTTCCTCGGCTTTTTTACTTACATATCTTCCTCAAGTGTTCCAATCTGCTATAATGCCACTTTATTCCTATAAATATGGGAAGAATGAAATGAGCTACGTTAAATGGCTTGCTGAAGAATCCACAAAGATGCTCTCCCTTTTTGTGGCTTTTATTGTTTTTATTCTAATACTTGTAGGGAGAGAGCTTCTTTCAGTTCTCTTTGGGTTTACTCTTGGTAATGAGTTCTATCTTGCCCTCATGGCAGTTGAAACATATATAGCTTATAATCCTAGTATAGTTGCATTGAATTCAACCCAGTACGTGCGAGAGGGGACTTTTGTGGCTATTTTTGGCGCGATAATTTCATTAGTTTCATGGCTAACATTGATAAAGCCGTTTGAGGAATATGGAGCGGTTTTAGGTTTACTATTGGGTTACTTGGGAATACTTCTCATGACGGCATGGATTTCATATAAAAACATTGGGATTTCTCCTAGATCTTATTTCCCATTTGTATTAGCAGTATTGGTTCAAGGCTTGATATTTATCTCAAAAAGTCTCGTTTTTATAGGGTTTTTGGCGTATTTGCTGGGGGTTAGGGAAGAGGTAAAAAAAGCTTTGGAGCTCTTCAGAGCTTATATTTAA
- a CDS encoding FUN14 domain-containing protein, with protein MNFDISGIMGDMGIGAVVGFITGYALKKFIKIVLTLIGAYILSLFWLQQKGVISINTDALFNLAESATTSTLTLAERAIGILPGTGAFVAGFYLGFRKG; from the coding sequence ATGAACTTTGATATTAGTGGAATAATGGGTGACATGGGAATAGGAGCAGTTGTGGGTTTTATAACGGGTTATGCGCTTAAAAAGTTCATTAAAATAGTGCTTACTTTGATAGGAGCTTATATATTAAGCCTTTTCTGGCTTCAACAAAAGGGAGTTATAAGTATTAATACTGATGCCTTATTCAATCTTGCAGAAAGCGCCACAACATCAACCTTAACTCTGGCTGAGAGGGCAATAGGAATTCTTCCAGGAACGGGGGCATTTGTGGCTGGGTTCTACCTTGGATTCCGCAAAGGTTAA
- a CDS encoding PadR family transcriptional regulator — MTTPMDRLKEKITKEVLWMYILRLLKDRAMYAYELKNEIKERFGFEPATVSSYVVLYKLEHEGYVTSEWQESETGRPSRKYYKLTEKGEILLEEGIKFIEELLEKLK, encoded by the coding sequence ATGACGACTCCCATGGATAGACTGAAAGAGAAAATAACGAAAGAAGTTCTTTGGATGTACATACTGAGACTTCTAAAAGATAGAGCAATGTATGCGTACGAACTTAAAAATGAAATAAAAGAGAGATTCGGATTTGAACCAGCCACTGTAAGTAGTTACGTTGTTTTATACAAACTTGAACACGAAGGATACGTCACCTCAGAATGGCAAGAAAGTGAGACTGGACGGCCATCAAGAAAATATTATAAACTCACTGAAAAGGGAGAAATACTCCTCGAAGAGGGAATAAAATTTATAGAAGAATTATTAGAGAAGCTCAAATAA
- a CDS encoding 50S ribosomal protein L40e, giving the protein MARFPEAEARIFRKYICMRCGATNPWKAEKCRKCGYKGLRAKAREPRGGAGR; this is encoded by the coding sequence ATGGCGAGGTTTCCTGAAGCTGAGGCAAGAATATTTAGGAAATATATATGTATGAGGTGCGGTGCTACTAATCCATGGAAAGCAGAAAAATGCAGAAAGTGTGGATACAAGGGACTAAGAGCAAAAGCTAGAGAACCAAGAGGAGGAGCTGGACGTTAG